The following are encoded together in the Dickeya lacustris genome:
- a CDS encoding AAA family ATPase → MISSQYISHVSLRRDDVPSFEGYPFSIPAIHALDTLPLHPNVTFFIGENGSGKSTLLEAIAVAMGFNPEGGTRNFHFSTRASHSELSHYLRIAKGVKPPRTGFFFRAESFFNLASEIERLDAEPAASPPVINSYGGHSLHEQSHGESFLSLMMSRFGSQGLYLLDEPEAALSPARQLAMLARMHDLIRDDSQFIIATHSPILLGYPDALIYQFDGAALSSVNYRDTDHYQITRSFLNHPERMLQELMKE, encoded by the coding sequence ATGATTTCCAGCCAATACATCAGCCATGTTTCGCTGCGGCGTGATGATGTGCCGTCATTTGAGGGGTATCCTTTCTCCATTCCCGCGATCCACGCTCTTGATACGCTCCCGCTCCATCCCAACGTCACGTTTTTTATCGGCGAGAATGGTTCAGGGAAATCCACCCTGCTGGAGGCTATCGCCGTCGCCATGGGGTTTAACCCCGAAGGCGGTACGCGCAATTTTCATTTCAGCACGCGGGCATCACATTCCGAATTATCGCATTACCTGAGAATCGCCAAAGGGGTGAAGCCTCCGCGCACGGGCTTTTTCTTCCGTGCCGAAAGCTTTTTTAATCTGGCCTCCGAAATCGAACGCCTTGATGCCGAACCCGCCGCCAGCCCGCCGGTGATTAATTCCTATGGCGGCCACTCGTTACATGAGCAGTCGCACGGCGAGTCGTTTCTCTCACTGATGATGAGCCGCTTTGGCAGCCAAGGATTATACCTGCTCGATGAACCGGAAGCGGCGCTCTCCCCCGCCAGACAATTGGCGATGCTGGCCAGAATGCATGACCTGATTCGGGATGACTCGCAATTTATCATCGCCACCCATTCGCCGATTCTGCTCGGTTATCCCGATGCGTTGATCTATCAATTTGATGGTGCAGCGCTTTCGTCAGTCAATTATCGCGATACGGATCATTACCAAATTACGCGATCATTTCTCAATCACCCGGAAAGAATGTTGCAGGAATTAATGAAGGAATAA